One segment of Brassica napus cultivar Da-Ae chromosome C3, Da-Ae, whole genome shotgun sequence DNA contains the following:
- the LOC106384370 gene encoding leucine-rich repeat extensin-like protein 5, whose product MKRLVPSGPNNETSPPSPPHSIADFGVKRLVPSGPNNETSPPSPPHSIADFGILVPIGPNYETSLPSPQHSIEDIGVKRLVPSGPNNETSPPSPPHFIADFGVKRLVPSGPNNETSPPSPPHFIADFGVKRLVPSGPNNETSPPSPPHSIANFGVKRFVPSGPNNETSPPSPPHSIADFGVKRLVPSGPNNETFPPSPPHSIADFGVKRLVPSGPNNETSPPSPPHPIADFGVKRLVPNGPNNETSPPSPPHSIENIGVKRLVPSGPNNEMSPPSPQHSIADFGVKRLVPSGPNNETSPPSPPHSIADFGVKGLVSSGPNNETSPPSPPHSIENIGVKRLVPSCPNNETSPPSPPHFIADFGVKRLVPSVPNNETSPLSPPHYIADFGVKRLVPSGPNNETSPPSPPHSIANLGVKRFVPSGPNNETSPPSPPHSIY is encoded by the coding sequence ATGAAGAGATTGGTTCCAAGCGGCCCAAACAATGAAACGTCTCCACCTTCTCCACCACATTCAATAGCTGATTTTGGAGTGAAGAGATTGGTTCCAAGCGGCCCAAACAATGAAACGTCTCCACCTTCGCCACCACATTCCATAGCGGATTTTGGAATTTTGGTTCCAATCGGTCCAAACTATGAAACATCTCTACCTTCTCCACAACATTCTATAGAGGATATTGGAGTAAAGAGATTGGTTCCAAGCGGTCCAAACAATGAAACGTCTCCACCTTCTCCACCACATTTCATAGCTGATTTTGGAGTGAAGAGATTAGTTCCAAGCGGCCCAAACAATGAAACTTCTCCACCTTCTCCACCACATTTCATAGCGGATTTTGGAGTGAAGAGATTGGTTCCAAGCGGCCCAAACAATGAAACGTCTCCACCTTCTCCACCACATTCCATAGCAAATTTCGGAGTGAAGAGATTTGTTCCAAGCGGACCAAACAATGAAACGTCTCCACCTTCTCCACCACATTCTATTGCAGATTTTGGAGTGAAGAGATTGGTTCCAAGCGGCCCAAACAATGAAACTTTTCCACCTTCTCCACCACATTCAATAGCTGATTTTGGAGTGAAGAGATTGGTTCCAAGTGGCCCAAACAATGAAACGTCTCCACCTTCACCACCACATCCCATAGCGGATTTTGGAGTGAAGAGATTGGTTCCAAACGGCCCAAACAATGAAACGTCTCCACCTTCTCCCCCACATTCTATCGAGAATATTGGAGTAAAGAGATTGGTTCCAAGCGGTCCAAACAATGAAATGTCTCCACCTTCTCCACAACATTCAATAGCTGATTTTGGAGTGAAGAGATTGGTTCCAAGTGGCCCAAACAATGAAACGTCTCCACCTTCTCCACCACATTCCATAGCGGATTTTGGAGTGAAGGGATTGGTTTCAAGCGGCCCAAACAATGAAACGTCTCCACCTTCTCCTCCACATTCTATAGAGAATATTGGAGTAAAGAGATTGGTTCCAAGCTGTCCAAACAATGAAACGTCTCCACCTTCTCCACCCCATTTCATAGCTGATTTTGGAGTGAAGAGATTGGTTCCAAGCGTCCCAAACAATGAAACGTCTCCACTTTCTCCGCCACATTACATAGCGGATTTTGGAGTGAAGAGATTGGTTCCAAGCGGTCCGAACAATGAAACGTCTCCACCTTCTCCACCACATTCCATAGCAAATTTAGGAGTGAAGAGATTTGTTCCAAGCGGACCAAACAATGAAACGTCTCCACCTTCTCCACCACATTCCATatactaa